A window of Maniola jurtina chromosome W, ilManJurt1.1, whole genome shotgun sequence contains these coding sequences:
- the LOC123879758 gene encoding uncharacterized protein LOC123879758 → MAEKAEIVREIAELTKKRSSYKGRITIFSGYLKSLDSSTASPTTKDISELELRIDKQKPAVRSESTESVSATPSTTNPSNNLTLSASVSSASLNVNSRRGDVLLSTALVKLYDSNNREHIGRAVLDSGSTSSLLSEKMFRQLNLPYNHIDQSVLGINNASTHINKMCRLRLKSLNDTFMTNLHCFVLPSLTDNVPCRSLDISKLNLPTDVCLADPHFYAPASVDLILGADIFWDIIGSQRINLGDDKPTLCETRLGWIISGPMNNRFFTSYLPNPIQCNYVNTNSTTDIQNQDIQNQLARFWNLEEVNISNLSTYSPEQKLCEEHFIKNTTRLEDGRFCVRIPLKENPSVLGDSLQRAKQCFLSLERRLLKQPKLYEMYREFMSEYQSLGHMSECELSLDSNAHFIPHHGVLRESSATTKLRAVFNASSSTTSTNISLNSIQMVGPTVQDDLLSILLRFRQHKFVILADVEKMYRQILVHPDDRYLQRIIWRDNPNQPLKAFELNTVTYGTASAPFLATRCLKQLGLECKDNQIAEIILHDFYVDDLLSGGDDLNVVRNIRSEVTATLASARLPLRKWKSNEPQLVSESTESTHDLNVGGNEPSKTLGLGWQPESDELHFPIGTSIAVKGNSKRDILSVISQIFDPLGLVSPVVIKLKIILQSLWLQNLSWDDPLTPEIQEAWCEAIKNLHVLNNLRVPRRVLIDSFMRLEFHVFSDASERAYGACLYVRSIDSSGRILVRLLLAKSRVAPIKATTIPRLELCGAQVAAKLYEKVISSLRVKAACTVFWTDSTIVLGWLKMLPSKLHTFVRNRVGDILEKTGDCVWRHVPTEENPADYVSRGVSVDTIQSLDMWWSGPTFLKEPNSYWPSTSVRSDSLPETRTELSCLVKTENPSEFIEFDRFSNFNRLRRAVAYMLRFVEACRGRRATTNFLTETELNNSLNVIIRTSQKESFTEYDLLLNKKNLPAKSALLKFNVFLDENNLMRVGGRIRNSDFSYDKKHPLILQSTHRFTQLLFKYEHTKLMHAGPQLLLASIREVYWPIGGRNLAKSTYRRCIRCTRMKGSVVAPIMGDLPRRRLIPGGYPFETVGVDYAGPISSASRQGRGCRIVKVYIAIFICFTTKAIHLELVGDLTSNSYILTLRRLVARRGKPRHLYSDNGSSFVGAYNSLSKFLQQNSDSLSSELSNEGINFHFIPGYSPHFGGIWEAGVKSTKFHLLRVLGNCHLTFEELYTTLTQIEAILNSRPLTPLSSHPEDLTPLTPGHFLIGRPLTAIPTEDYQDGKADTHLTRYQRIEQLRQHFWARWSKEYVSELQKRTKWQTPYHSLELNSLVLLKEENLPPLKWKLGRIVALFPGPDQVARVADVKTASGIVRRSFTRICPLPISDVN, encoded by the coding sequence ACAAGCAGAAGCCGGCTGTGCGTAGCGAGAGCACTGAAAGTGTCAGCGCGACTCCCTCCACCACCAATCCAAGTAATAACTTAACCTTATCAGCGAGCGTGTCGTCCGCGAGTCTTAATGTAAATAGTCGTCGCGGGGACGTTCTATTATCGACTGCGTTAGTTAAGTTATATGATTCAAATAATCGCGAACATATCGGACGCGCTGTTTTGGATTCTGGTAGCACTTCCAGCCTACTGTCAGAAAAGATGTTTCGTCAGTTAAATCTGCCTTATAATCATATCGATCAATCTGTACTGGGTATTAATAATGCATCCACGcatattaataaaatgtgtCGTTTACGGTTGAAGTCGTTAAATGACACATTTATGACTAATTTACATTGTTTTGTTTTGCCTTCGTTAACAGATAATGTACCGTGTCGTTCGCTCGACATTTCAAAACTCAATCTACCTACTGACGTTTGCTTAGCGGATCCTCATTTCTACGCACCGGCGTCAGTGGATTTAATATTAGGTGCTGATATTTTCTGGGACATTATAGGATCGCAAAGAATTAATTTAGGCGATGATAAACCTACTCTTTGCGAGACTAGGTTAGGGTGGATAATTTCTGGCCCGAtgaataatagattttttacatcATATCTACCTAACCCTATTCAATGTAATTACGTCAACACTAATTCAACCACTGATATACAAAATCAAGATATACAGAATCAACTTGCGCGTTTTTGGAATTTAGAAGaagtaaatatttcaaatttatCTACTTATTCACCGGAACAGAAATTATGTGAGGagcattttataaaaaacactACTCGCTTAGAAGACGGTCGTTTTTGTGTGAGAATCCCATTAAAAGAAAATCCTAGTGTTTTAGGTGATTCTTTACAACGAGCCAAGCAGTGTTTTTTGTCTTTAGAACGCAGGCTTCTTAAACAACCAAAACTTTATGAAATGTACCGCGAGTTCATGTCAGAATATCAGTCGTTGGGTCACATGTCAGAATGTGAACTTAGTTTGGATAGTAATGCACATTTTATCCCACATCATGGTGTGTTGCGTGAGAGCAGTGCAACCACAAAATTAAGGGCCGTATTTAACGCTAGTTCTTCTACCACCAGCACTAATATTAGTCTAAACAGTATTCAGATGGTAGGTCCAACGGTACAGGACGATCTTCTGTCCATTCTTCTGAGATTTAGGCAACACAAGTTCGTCATTTTAGCTGACGTGGAGAAAATGTATCGGCAGATACTTGTGCATCCTGACGATAGGTACTTACAGCGTATAATATGGCGTGACAACCCTAACCAACCACTTAAGGCATTTGAATTAAATACTGTAACGTATGGTACAGCAAGTGCGCCTTTTCTTGCTACCAGATGCCTTAAGCAGCTAGGACTTGAATGTAAGGACAATCAGATCGCTGAAATCATCCTTCATGATTTTTACGTCGATGATCTGTTGAGTGGCGGGGATGATTTGAACGTAGTGCGGAACATTCGTAGTGAAGTAACGGCTACCCTCGCCTCTGCTCGCTTGCCACTGAGAAAGTGGAAGTCTAATGAGCCTCAGTTAGTTTCAGAGTCCACTGAGTCCACGCATGATTTAAATGTAGGCGGTAATGAGCCAAGCAAAACATTAGGTTTAGGATGGCAACCTGAATCTGATGAGTTGCATTTTCCGATCGGTACTTCGATCGCAGTGAAGGGAAACTCAAAACGTGATATCCTTTCTGTTATTTCCCAGATATTCGATCCATTAGGGCTGGTCTCTCCGgttgttattaaattaaaaataatactgcAAAGCTTGTGGTTACAAAATTTATCGTGGGATGATCCATTGACGCCGGAGATTCAAGAAGCTTGGTGCGAAGCAATTAAAAACCTGCATGTTTTGAATAATCTACGTGTACCACGCCGCGTGTTAATAGATTCGTTCATGCGATTAGAATTTCACGTATTTTCCGACGCTTCGGAAAGGGCTTACGGTGCGTGTCTTTACGTCCGTAGCATTGATAGTAGTGGCAGAATCTTAGTGCGATTATTACTTGCTAAGAGTAGGGTGGCACCCATTAAAGCCACAACTATCCCTAGGCTTGAGCTTTGCGGGGCTCAGGTTGCAGCTAAGCTGTATGAAAAGGTTATCAGCTCGCTAAGAGTCAAAGCAGCGTGTACCGTTTTTTGGACCGACTCCACTATTGTATTGGGTTGGCTTAAGATGTTGCCAAGTAAGTTACACACATTTGTTCGTAATCGCGTCGGAGATATTTTAGAAAAGACCGGTGATTGCGTATGGCGACACGTTCCTACTGAGGAAAACCCAGCGGATTATGTGTCACGTGGTGTTAGTGTTGACACTATTCAGTCTCTCGATATGTGGTGGTCAGGACCAACTTTTTTGAAGGAGCCTAATAGCTATTGGCCTTCTACGTCAGTACGTTCCGATTCGCTACCCGAAACGCGTACTGAATTGTCATGTTTAGTTAAGACGGAAAATCCATCtgaatttattgaatttgatcGTTTTTCTAATTTCAATAGGCTTAGACGTGCAGTAGCGTATATGCTACGTTTTGTTGAAGCATGTAGAGGACGACGCGCTACAACCAATTTTCTCACTGAAACTGAATTAAATAATTCATTAAACGTCATTATTCGCACATCTCAGAAGGAATCCTTTACCGAGTATGATCTTTTATTGAATAAGAAAAACTTGCCTGCGAAGAGTGCTTTATTAAAATTCAACGTGTTTTTAGATGAGAATAATTTAATGCGAGTTGGCGGTCGTATCAGAAACTCAGATTTTTCGTATGATAAAAAACATCCTTTAATTTTACAGTCCACTCATCGATTTACtcagttattatttaaatacgaaCATACGAAGCTCATGCACGCTGGGCCACAATTATTGTTGGCATCGATCAGAGAGGTTTACTGGCCAATCGGTGGCCGTAATTTAGCCAAATCTACTTATCGTCGTTGCATTAGATGCACGCGAATGAAAGGAAGTGTTGTAGCTCCTATTATGGGTGACTTACCGCGACGGCGTCTTATTCCCGGTGGTTACCCCTTTGAAACCGTTGGCGTTGACTATGCGGGCCCTATATCTTCCGCAAGTCGTCAAGGACGTGGTTGTCGTATTGTGAAGGTGTACATCGCCATTTTTATATGTTTTACTACAAAGGCCATTCATTTGGAATTGGTGGGAGACTTGACAAGTAATAGCTACATTCTAACTCTCCGCCGACTAGTGGCTCGTCGAGGAAAACCACGCCATCTGTATTCTGATAACGGAAGTTCATTTGTTGGAGCGTACAACAGTCTATCTAAGTTTTTGCAACAAAATTCTGACTCACTGTCCAGTGAGCTTTCAAATGAAGGAATAAATTTCCACTTTATTCCGGGGTATTCTCCACATTTTGGCGGTATTTGGGAGGCGGGGGTGAAATCcacaaaatttcatttattgcGGGTGCTAGGCAATTGTCATTTAACTTTCGAAGAATTGTATACGACTTTAACACAAATTGAGGCAATTTTAAATTCGCGACCACTCACTCCTTTGTCTTCGCATCCAGAAGATTTGACCCCACTGACCCCCGGCCATTTTTTAATTGGACGTCCACTCACAGCGATTCCGACTGAAGATTACCAAGACGGCAAAGCGGACACACATCTTACGAGATACCAACGGATTGAGCAACTCCGGCAGCATTTCTGGGCACGATGGAGCAAGGAGTACGTTTCGGAACTGCAGAAACGTACAAAATGGCAGACACCATACCACTCATTGGAACTCAATTCGTTGGTCCTTCTGAAGGAGGAAAACCTGCCTCCGTTAAAGTGGAAACTGGGACGAATTGTGGCACTTTTTCCCGGCCCAGATCAAGTCGCACGAGTGGCTGACGTGAAAACCGCCAGTGGGATCGTAAGAAGATCGTTTACTCGGATTTGTCCGTTACCAATTAGTGATGTAAATTAA